In Gambusia affinis linkage group LG08, SWU_Gaff_1.0, whole genome shotgun sequence, a single window of DNA contains:
- the LOC122835469 gene encoding kelch domain-containing protein 10-like, with the protein MMNLELAFCCHEMSSLAPNGTSSHLNEFEKLSWRPSVRDSGSKKRARWLQARRIFSPNSLNLRIPNRFLKEGHCIPSARSGHRCVADSSNLYVFGGYNPDFEEAGGSENEDYPLFRELWRFHFATATWQQIRTEGYMPTELASMSAVLHGNNLLVFGGTGIPFGENNSNDVHVCNVQYRRWNLLNCKGKKPNKIYGQAMVIINGYLYVFGGTTGYLYSTDLHRLDLSTREWTHLKPKNAPLDLPDERYRHELAQDGQRIYILGGGTSWMSYPLDKIHAYNLETNYWEEIATKPHEKTGYPAARRCHSCVQVKHDVFICGGYNGELILSDLWKINLQTFQWTKLPAVMPEPAYFHSAAVTPAGCMYIHGGVVNMSGNQRTASLYKVWLVVPSLLEMTWEKLLKLFPHLTQLSTLQLLSLGLTHPLIQRLK; encoded by the exons ATGATGAACTTGGAGCTTGCATTTTGTTGCCA TGAAATGTCGTCGCTTGCACCGAACGGAACCTCCAGTCACCTCAATGAGTTTGAGAAACTGTCGTGGCGGCCTTCTGTCCGCGATTCAG gcTCCAAGAAGCGAGCACGATGGCTTCAGGCTCGGCGCATCTTCTCCCCAAACAGCCTCAACCTCCGGATCCCCAACAGGTTCCTTAAAGAAG GACACTGCATACCCTCTGCCCGCAGTGGACACCGCTGTGTTGCGGACAGCTCTAACTTGTATGTGTTCGGAGGTTACAACCCCGACTTCGAGGAGGCGGGCGGGTCGGAGAATGAGGACTACCCTCTCTTCAGGGAACTCTGGCGGTTTCATTTCGCCACAGCCACCTGGCAGCAGATCCGCACAGAGGGCTACATGCCCACAGAGCTGGCGTCCATGTCAG CTGTACTGCATGGCAACAACTTGCTGGTGTTTGGTGGTACCGGGATTCCCTTCGGTGAAAACAACAGCAACGACGTCCACGTCTGCAACGTCCAGTACAGACGATGGAACCTGCTGAACTGCAAGGGGAAGAAACCAAATAAGATCTATGGACAG GCGATGGTCATTATAAACGGCTACCTGTACGTGTTTGGAGGCACGACGGGCTACCTTTACAGCACCGACCTGCACCGGTTGGATCTGAGCACCAGGGAGTGGACCCACCTCAAGCCCAAAAACGCACCTTTAGATCTACCTGATGAGAG GTACAGACACGAGCTGGCTCAAGACGGACAGAGAATATACATTTTAGGAGGTGGAACCTCATGGATGTCATATCCATTAGATAAA ATTCATGCATATAACCTGGAGACTAATTACTGGGAAGAAATTGCAACAAAACCCCATGAAAAAACAg GTTATCCTGCTGCTCGCAGGTGTCACAGTTGCGTTCAGGTCAAACACG ACGTGTTTATATGTGGAGGTTATAACGGCGAGCTCATCCTGTCAGACTTGTGGAAGATAAACCTTCAGACCTTTCAGTGGACAAAGCTGCCCGCCGTGATGCCGGAACCGGCCTACTTTCACTCCGCGGCTGTCACTCCG GCTGGCTGCATGTACATCCACGGCGGCGTTGTCAACATGTCTGGGAACCAAAGGACTGCCTCTCTGTATAAAGTGTGGCTGGTGGTGCCCAGTCTGCTGGAAATGACCTGGGAGAAGCTGTTGAAATTGTTCCCTCACCTAACGCAGCTGTCCACCCTTCAGCTGCTGAGCCTGGGACTGACACACCCACTAATTCAGAGGCTTAAATAG